Below is a genomic region from Mesorhizobium sp. NZP2298.
GGTGGTGTTCGGCCGCGCCGCGGCGATCCGCGCCGGCCAGGTCATCGACCGCAAGGCGGCGATCCCTTCGCCCAACGAAGCCTCGGTTGAGAGGATCATGGATCGCTTCGACGGACTGCGCCACGCCAATGGCTCGACGCCGACGGCGGTGCTGCGCGAGAAGATGCAGAAGGCGATGCAGGAAGACGCTGCCGTGTTCCGCACGCAGGAATCGCTGGAGAACGGCTGCAAGCGCATTTCGGAAATCTGGGGCGAGCTCAAGGACGTCAAGGTGTTCGACCGTTCGATGATCTGGAATTCCGACCTGGTCGAGACACTGGAACTTGAGAACCTGATGGCCAATGCCATCACCACGGTCTACAGCGCCGAGGCGCGTAAGGAGAGCCGTGGCGCGCATGCGCGGGAAGACTTTTCCGCGCGCGACGATGCCACCTGGCGCAAGCACACGCTGGCCAAGCTGAGTGAGGACGGCAAGGTGACGCTCAGTTACCGGCCGGTGCACACCGAGCCGCTGCTGGCCGAAAAGGACGGTGGCATCAGCCTCGCCAAGATCGCGCCCAAGGCCAGGGTGTACTGACAATGGCGCTGGCGGCGACGGGATATTCCGGCACGCCTCTTCCGGCCAAGCTCGGCCTGAAGGACGGCATGACCGCGGCCTTTATCGCGCTGCCGCCGGAACTCGACGACCTGACGGACGCCATCGCCTTCGCCGAAGTCGATCGGCTGGCCGATTGGTCCGGCATTTCCGGCGTTGCTCTCAAATACGACGCTGTCCACGCCTTCACCAGGCAGCGCGCCGAGATCGAGAATCGCTTGGGCGATGTCGAGGCAGCGATCAAGCGCGACGGCATGGTCTGGGTGTCCTGGCCGAAGAAGGCATCGAAAGTGCCGACCGATGTCACCGAGGGTGTCGTGCGCACCGAAGCGCTGAAGCGCGGCCTTGTCGACGTCAAGGTCGCCGCAGTGAATGAAATCTGGTCCGGGCTGAAGCTCGTCATCCGAAAGGACCTGAGGTAATGGTCGAACTCACGCTCCCCAAGAACTCGAAAATCCAGCAGGGCAAGACCTGGCCGAAGCCGGAGGGCGCCACCAATCTGCGGGAATACCGCATCTACCGCTGGTCGCCGGACGATGACGAGAATCCGCGCATCGACACCTATTTCGTCGACATGGACGATTGCGGGCCGATGGTGCTCGACGCGCTGCTCTGGATCAAGAACAAGATCGACCCGACGCTGACCTTGCGCCGCTCCTGCCGCGAAGGCATTTGCGGCTCCTGCGCCATGAACATCGACGGCTCCAATACGCTCGCCTGCACCAAGGGCTGCGACGACATTTCCGGCGCCGTAAAAGTCTACCCGCTGCCGCATATGCAGGTGGTCAAGGACCTGGTGCCCGACCTCACCAATTTCTACGCCCAGCACGCCTCGATCGAGCCGTGGCTGAAGACGGTGTCGCCGCAGCCGGCCAAGGAATGGCTGCAGAGCCATGAGGACCGCGAGAAGCTCGACGGGCTCTACGAATGCATCCTGTGCGCCTGCTGCTCGACCTCGTGCCCGAGCTACTGGTGGAACGGCGACCGCTATCTCGGCCCGGCGACGCTGCTGCAGGCCTATCGCTGGCTGATCGACAGCCGCGACGAGGCCAAGGGTGAGCGGCTCGACAATCTCGAAGACCCGTTCCGGCTCTACCGCTGCCACACCATCATGAACTGCGCGCAGACCTGCCCCAAAGGCCTCAACCCGGCCAAGGCGATCGCCGAGATCAAGAAGATGATGGTCGAACGGCGCGTCTGACGCCGACTATCTAAACCGCCCTTGGGGCGGGCTGTCGTGTCGGCAAGGTCGGATCGTCCGGTCGCCGGCAGTGTTCCCATCGCCAGCCAATTGTCGGGGCCTTGCATTCGCCTGCCGCGACATACAATATCCATACATCTGGATCGCGAGGCGAAGGCAATGGACGACAATCAGGCTTCATGGACGCCGGTCATCCGCAAGGGCGCCGGGCCGGTCTACCTCGCCATTGCCGATGCCCTGTCGGCCGATATCGTCTCGGGCCGGCTGGCCGGCGGTTTCAGATTGCCGCCGCAGCGCGCGCTGGCGGACGCGCTCGGCATCGATTTCACCACGGTCAGCCGCGCCTATGCCGAGGCGCGCAAGCGAGGTGATCGACGGGCGGGTCGGGCAGGGCACCTATGTCCGGGCTCGGCGACCGACCGAGGGACGAGGTGTCTCGACCGGCCTTGTCGACATGAGCATGAACCTGCCACCCCGGTTCGAGGATGCCGGGCTGGTCGCGCGGATGTGGGATGGAATTGCCGATCTGCGGGCGGATGACGGGCTGGGCCTGCTTCTGCGCTACCATGAGGCCGGCGGAACCGGTCGCGACCGCGCCGCTGGCGCGCGCTGGCTTTCACCGAGGCTCGGCGCCATTCCCGCGGAGCGGCTTCTGGTTTGCCCGGGAGCACAGGGCGCGCTGCTGGCGCTGGCCGGGGTGCTCGCCGGACCCGGCGAGACGATCTGTGTCGAGGCCCTGACCTATCCCGGCTTCCGGTCGCTGGCCGCGCATCTCAGGATCAATCTCGTCGGCGTGCCGATCGACGAGCATGGGCTCGTTCCCGAAGCATTCGAGGCCGTGTGCGCGGAGCATCGGCCAAAAGCCCTCTATTGCACGCCGACCTTGCACAATCCGACGACCGCGACCTTGCCTCTCGGCCGTCGCGAGGCCTTGATCGAGATTGCCCGCCGCCATCAGATGCCCATTATAGAGGACGATGCCTATGGCGCCTTGCCGGCCGACCCCATGCCGCCGCTGGCCGCGCTTGCGCCGGATCTCGTCTATCATGTCGCGGGCCTGGCGAAATGCCTGTCCCCAGCGTTGCGGATTGCCTATCTCGTGCTGCCGGACGGCCGCTCTGCCGCCAGGGTGGCGGGCGCCATAAGGGCGACCGCCTCCATGGCCTCCCCCCTGACGGCCGCGATCGCGACGCGCTGGATCGAGG
It encodes:
- a CDS encoding DUF3052 family protein, which gives rise to MALAATGYSGTPLPAKLGLKDGMTAAFIALPPELDDLTDAIAFAEVDRLADWSGISGVALKYDAVHAFTRQRAEIENRLGDVEAAIKRDGMVWVSWPKKASKVPTDVTEGVVRTEALKRGLVDVKVAAVNEIWSGLKLVIRKDLR
- a CDS encoding succinate dehydrogenase iron-sulfur subunit produces the protein MVELTLPKNSKIQQGKTWPKPEGATNLREYRIYRWSPDDDENPRIDTYFVDMDDCGPMVLDALLWIKNKIDPTLTLRRSCREGICGSCAMNIDGSNTLACTKGCDDISGAVKVYPLPHMQVVKDLVPDLTNFYAQHASIEPWLKTVSPQPAKEWLQSHEDREKLDGLYECILCACCSTSCPSYWWNGDRYLGPATLLQAYRWLIDSRDEAKGERLDNLEDPFRLYRCHTIMNCAQTCPKGLNPAKAIAEIKKMMVERRV